The Nostoc cf. commune SO-36 genomic sequence CAGATATTGCCTGACTTGTCAGAGAACTGGTATTAAAACTATAACTTGTAGTTTGTGTGTTATTTTTTGCTGTTTCTGCAATTACCCGACTCGCTAGAGAATTGACATTAGAAACATTAAAACTAGAGCTTGTTGTTGTAGTTTGTGTACTATTTCCTGCTGTTTCTGTAACAATCTGACGTACTTGGGCATCAGTTAGGTTGGGGTTAGCACTAAGCATCAAAGCAACTACACCAGCAACGTGGGGAGTAGCCATAGAAGTGCCGCTATAAGTGGCATATTGATTATTTGGAACTGATGAATAGACTTTAACTCCTGGGGCTGTTACATAAGAGATTTCATCCGTTCCAGAGCGATTAGAGAAATCGGGCATATTATTATCTCTATCTACTGCCCCAACTGCAATTCCCGACTTGTATGCATAGCGGGCGGGATAGTCTGGTGATGAGTCACCATCATTACCTGCTGCCATGACAACAATCACTCCTTTGCTGCTGGCATAGTTAATGGCTGACTCTAGAGTACGATTGGCAGATCCGCCACCTAGACTGAGGTTAATCACATTAGCTCCATTATCCACAGCGTAGCGAATACCTTTAGAGATGGAACTATAGGAACCAGAGCCAGACTCATTCAAAACTTTGACGGGCATAATCTTGGCATTGTATGCAATACCAGTGACACCGTAGTTATTATTTTCCCCTGCGATCGTGCCAGAAACATGAGTGCCATGACCGTTGTTATCTAGGGTGTTGTTGTTTTTCTCAGAGAAGTTCCAGCCGTAATTATCATCAATATAGCCATTGCCATCATCATCTATACCGTTACCTGCAATTTCATTGGCATTCGTCCAGATATTATTTCTTAAATCCTCATGGTTATAATCAACCCCAGTATCTATGACAGCAACAACAACGCCTTTACCTGTGTATCCCTGTGCCCAAACTTCCGGTGCTTTAACGAGGTCTGCTCCCCAATTATTGCCACCCAAATCAGGAACATCAGCAAAGGTATTCTGACCAGTAACTTTGGCCACTGCTGCTGCCCCATTAATCAAGCCATAGCCATTAATGGAGTTATAACTTTCAGTAGTAAAAGTATTAACGTTACTGCTATTTTCTGAGTCACCGTTATTTAATAACTGCACATCAGCATCTGCTGATTTATAGCTACTACCTCCCCTGAGGTTGAGACTATAGTCATTCTTCGTATTAAAGCTATCTAATGAGTAAATTGAAGTGACATTGAGCCGTTTATTTGACAACACATTGTTACTAACATCATCATTTAGCATAAGTATTTTTTCTCAAAGATAACAATCGTTTTTTAACAGGTTGAAGCGTTAACACCTTTACAAAAGAAGATTCTAAGGTTGAAATAATAAACTCCCTTGTCAATAATTACTATGTAATCTAATAAAAAAATGCTAATCCCACTACTAAATCACACAAGCACGCTAATTGTTTGAAGAAATGCTTAACTAGTTAAGTTAAGGCAGCCTTTGTGATCTAACACTATTTAACTAAATAGCTGATACAAATATATGGATAGGAGCATATAGATGTACGCCCCTACCCATATATTTTTTTACATATAATTTTTGAAAATGATTTAAAGCATAGAGAATTGGAAAGCAACTTCTTTGTCAATGCAAAAAACTATTAATAGGACTGCTAGCAAATTATCTAGACAGGCACAGCAACAAAATAGAGAGTGATTGTTCTTTGTTTATCGCTTACGTGAGTTATACCCGTAGGGGCACGGTATGTTCCCTACACCTTGCGATATAATTTTGTACCGCATCTGAATAGGAACAGCTATATGTTACTTTTTCAGAGTTTTAGGGAACTCTATTAATAGAACCTTATAGGTTTAGCACTCTGTTTAGATATCAATAAAAATCGATTCTTTAGGATATTTACTTCTGTGTAATGACCTATTGTATAAATCCCTATTGTCCAAAACCTGTTGACCCAGTGAATGCAAACAACCTTATTTGCCGTAACTGTGGGTCAGAAATACTGTTGCAAGGTCGCTATCGGGTAATCAAACAACTAGGACAAGGTGGCTTTGGTAACACTTTTCAAGTTGACGAGTGTGGGAAAACTAAAGTACCCACATTCCGCACCCTAACTGTCACAAGTTCATTAGTACTTAACTAATTGGGTCGGTGAACAGTACTTATGAACTATAAGGTGAAGTTGTATTTTAAACCTTAATAAGAATTTATTCTATTAATGTGTGATTAACTTTAAGCCAAAGCCTCCAGGTGTGTATGTGAAAGTTACAGTGTAAACTCACGCGGTTTGACATTACAAATAAATTTTTATGTTCATCAAATGAGAAGATGACAGTTGTTGTAACTTTCATTTCATAACCATGTTTAACCACCAAGAGATTGAAATTCAGAACATAGATCATTTGGGTATAATTGCAGGGATTATAGATGCCATAGGCTTAGTAGATATTATTAATGAATTAGTCGGTGAAGATGCACAAGAAAAAATTAGTCCGGGACATGTAGTTAAAGCAATGATATTAAATGGACTGGGTTTTGTAAGCAGTCCATTATATATGTTCCCAGAGTTTTTTAAAGATAAACCTTGTGAACATCTAATTGGAGAAGGAGTAAAATTTTAGATGAAAAATCTCTTAGTAATGATGATATGCTTTCCGAATACAAGGCACAGCAAAGCTGTGAGCGGGGATTTGGATTTCTCAAAGACCCCTTATTTTTTGCAGATAGTATTTTTCTGAAATCTCCAGAAAGAATTGAAGCTATGGCTATGATAATGGGATTATGCCTATTAGTTTATACTTTAGCTCAAAGACAAATAAGAAAAGCTTTATCGGCATCTGAATCTACTATTAAAAATCAGCTTGGTAAATCTATAAATAATCCGACTATGCGATGGATATTTCAACGCTTTCAATCTATACATTTAGTAAAATTTGATAATGAAATATCAATATCTAATTTGAATTTGGAAACAGAATATATTCTGAGTTTTTTGCCAGAGAATTGTCGTTATTATTATAAATGTTAATCAGGCTGTATCTACAATCTATTTGTCATAGAGACTATTAATTAAAATTCATAGTCACAAATTGTAATCACTTTTAATTTGTATATCATAAACTAGACATAGATATTAGTTTAACATTCATAAATTTTTATCTATTAATTAAACGTCAATACTTATTGCTTCTTATTGAGAATAAAATATTATTTAGGATAAGTAAATAATATGAGTATACGAGCCAGGGAAGTATTTTTTTACTCTCATTGTCGAGAAAATATTCAGTAAAAACCCCTTTGTGACAGTTAGGGTGCGGAATGTGGGTTGGTAATTAGGTGGTGTTAAAAACAGTAATGTACTAATATGTTGGGTTACGCAAGAAAACCCAACAGCAACAAACTTAATTTTTACCAACAATACCTGATACCTTTCCTTTAAAGCTGCCATGTATGACAATATCTGTAAATTCATTGCCGAAAACTTCAAAGATGATTTAGCAACTTGGTTACTAGGTTCACCGATTAAATTAACAGAACTTAGCCCTACTGAATTATCAAGCGAACCAATTCGCGCCGATTCATTAATTTTATTGCAATCTGATAATTTAGTTCTACATACCGAATTTCAAACCGACGCTGATGAAGCCATCCCGTTTCGGATGTTAGATTATAGGGTTAGGGTTTATCGCCGCTTTCCTAACAAAGAAATGCGTCAAGTAGTAATCTATTTGAGAAAAACAAGTTCAGAATTAGTCAATGAAAACAGTTTTAAATTAAACAACACTTATCATCAATTTGAGGTAATACGCCTGTGGGAACAACCAACAGAAAGATTTATGAGTGTCCCAGGCTTATTACCCTTTGCCGTGCTAAGTCAGACAAACGATCCTACAATGGTATTAACCCAAGTAGCCAAAGCAGTTGAAGCAATTAGCGATCGCCCAGCTACAAAGAAATATAGCTGCTGCTAGTGGAATTTTAGCAGGACTGGTGTTAGATAAAAATGTAATTAGCAAAATATTAAGGAGTGAGATTATGCGCGAATCAGTCATTTATCAACAAATCCTAGAAGAAGGCGAAGCCAAAGGTAAAGCAGAAACAACAAGAAAGTTGGCTTTAAATTTGTTGCAAATTGGAATGAGTTTAGAGCAAATTGCTCAAGTTACTGAATTATCTATTGAACAAATTCAAGTTTTACAAGAGAGATTCAAAAATCTTAAATTTTAATGAGTCGCTTTATAAAACACATGGCTATACAAGCAAAACCCGTTAATGCGGGTTTCAAAGTTTTTATAAGTCCGTGCAGACGCAATTTCTAATGGCCTGATTGAAATTCTCCAACTAAAATCTCTGCACTTTGTGGTGTACGCGGGAACGGAATCACATCACGAATATTTCCCATACTGTCATAATTGCACAAGCCGTTCAAAACCTAATCCAAAACCAGCGTGGGGGACAGTACCATAACGACGCAAATCAAGATACCACCACAAGTCTTCTGGTTTTAACCCTTGCGCTAATACACGGCGTTCTAGAACTTCTAAGCGTTCTTCGCGCTGGGAACCGCCGACAATTTCGCCAATTTTCGGTGCAAGAATATCCATTGCGCGGACGGTTTTTTCATCGTCGTTCAAGCGCATATAAAATGCTTTGATTTGCGCTGGATAATCTGTAACGATCGCAGGCTTTTTAAATAATTGTTCAGCTAGATACCGTTCATGTTCTGATTGTAAATCTAAACCCCAACTCACTGGATATTCAAATTTAACATCAGCTTTTTCTAAAAGTTTGATGGCTTCTGTATAAGTTAACCGTTCAAACTGATTATTAATAATATTTTCGGCTGTTGCCAACACAGACTTATCAATGCGTTCATTGAAAAATTCCATATCTTCTGGGCAAGTTTCCAACACATATTTAAAAATGTGTTTGAGAAACGCCTCAGCTAAATCCATATCGCCTTCTAAGTCACAAAAAGCCATTTCTGGCTCAACCATCCAAAATTCTGCTAGGTGGCGGGAGGTATTGGAATTTTCTGCACGGAAGGTAGGGCCAAAGGTGTAGACGTTACTAAACGCCATCGCCATAACTTCCGCTTCCAACTGGCCGCTAACTGTTAAATATGTAGGTTTAGCAAAAAAGTCTTGGCTGTAATCTACTGCTTGGTTTTCTGTGCGGGGAATATTCTTTAAATCTAAACTGGTAACGCTAAACAGTTCACCAGCGCCTTCGCAATCGCTAGCGGTGATGATGGGTGTGTGTACCCACAAAAAGCCTCTTTCTTGGAAGAATTGGTGAATTGCTGTCGAACAAGCATTTCTGACGCGGAAAACTGCACCAAAAGAATTAGTCCGCGATCGCAAATGTCCAATGGTTCGCAAAAACTCAAAGGAATGGCGTTTCTTTTGCAGGGGATATGTATCGGGATCAGCTTCACCGTAAACTTTGACGGACTCGGCTTTCAACTCAATTCGCTGTCCTTTACCCAGAGAAGCCACCAGTACCCCTGTAGCCTCAACAGCAGCACCCGTATTCAGTTTTTTCAATATAGCTTCGTAATCTGGCAAATCCTGATTGATGACGACTTGCAAATTAGCTAGCGATGAGCCGTCATTGACTTCAATAAAAGCAAATCCTTTTGACTCACGTTTTGTCCTCACCCAGCCTTGCACTTGGAGGGACTCATCAGGTTGGCCACTTCGCAATATTTCTGCAATCCGTCGATTTACCATATTTACCCAGCATAAGACTTTAATATCCAGCCTATGATAACGCCCATTCCACCAAAGCGGACGACTTGCCAGAAAGGTTTTTTGAGGCTACGCCAAGAAAAAATAACTGGCTTTCTAAGTTCACTTCTAGCCTTTCCAACTGCTGTTGAATTTGCCGTAACTCTGCTTTGATTTCTGGTGTCTGAGATTTATTGTGCTTTAGTTGATCCCGACGCTGTTGCCATTGTGCCTGTTGTTGGCGATCGCGTTGCACTTGATCGTAACGTTCTTTTAAGGATAAGAGCGATCGCTCTACTTCCTCTAGTTCTTGTTCAAAATCTGGTTCGGGATTCTCTGCTGACGGCTGTGATTGTTTTGGCGGCTTCATTTACAAGTAGTAAAGTAGAAGTAAATGCAAATGTGCCAATAGTTATGTCCCAATCTACCCAGCTGCCGAAAACCAGTCAACTGAATGAACTTAGTACTCTGGAACTAGCTCAAGCCCTCATGGAAAGACTGAGCATTTCCCCTAACGATTGGCATCGCCTCAAGTCTAACCGCAATTCCCGCGCTAATGAACAAGTGGCAGCAGCTATTGTGTATCTTTTAAAGAATCAGCCACAAGAAGCTCAAGCGAGACTAGAACAAGCAATTGGTTGGTTAGATCGCTCTATTTCAGCACCTCCCTGTCCTACTCACGGAAAGTAGGGAGTAGGGAGTAGGGAATAAAAAAATCAAAAAAATAATAACTTTCCCCACTCCCCACTCACCATTCCCCTATTATCGCCGCAGAGATAATCCCCGACGAGCTTCCATTTGTTTACAAAGCCTCAATTCTGTGCCTTTGCGGTTCCACTCTACCTGATCAAAGATTTGGTGCAGAAGACATAAACCACGACCATTTTCTGACTCATCTGGTGGGAGATAGTCTGTTGGTTCTTCTTCATTAGTAGATGAAGGAGTAAAGCCGTTACCCTGGTCTGAGATTATCCACCAATATTGATTATCTATTAAGGAAAAACGGACTACAACTGTTTTACTTGGATCAAGATTATTGCCATGTTTAGCTGCATTCACTAGGGCTTCTTGAAGTCCTAGCCGCAATTCTGCTTGTAATTTTGCTGGAATTTCTGCCAACCATAAATCTAATATCGGACAAAGGTAGAGGGTTGAGGCAAAACTAATAGTGCCCCAATAACGTCCAACTGGACGGAGTGAAATAGTAATCACAAGAGAAACCCCATAGCTTTCAGTTAGCTAGACATCGGTTTGCTATTACAGTCACCCTGATAAAACTTGAGGTGGTCATGCTGCCTTCAAACTTGCGTCTTTAAAACTAAATTTTGAAAATGCTAGGGAGCATTGGCTTTATAACTATGAGTTGGGATTGTTTAAACCTCTATCGGCTGGAATAAGTTTGATAATGATGTCAGCAAATGAAAAATATGCTGGTGATTATTTTAGAGAGTATTCGCATACTCTAGTTAGTTGCCGATTTATAATTCACACAATCTACTTCATATTTTTAAGAACCTATGCAACTTGAATTTATTTAAACAAAAGGAATTTTTATTTTTGGCTTAATTCAATTTTAGCATCTTTAGTATGCACTAGACTAAAAATTTCAAATTTCAGTTTTTGTAAAGGAATTACTATCCTTGTCCAAATTTGATAGCACAAGAAAGGCAGCAGCTTCAACATGAGCAGTTTGAGGGAAAAAATCAGCAGGTTGTACCCGTGTAATGGTATATTGCCCATCTTCACAAAGCAATTTCAGGTCACGGGCGAGGGTAGCTACTTTACAGCTGACGTAAACAATCCGAGATGGTTTCAATTGCCGTAAAGTGTCGATGACTGCGCGATCGCACCCCTTACGTGGCGGATCGAGTATTACTACTTCTGGTATTGTGCCCATTTTTGGAAGCAATTTCTCTACTGCCCCAACTTGGAATGTCACATTGTCAATTCCGTTGCGGTGGGCATTCAAAATAGCTTGTTCTACTGCTGCTGCTTGCACTTCTAATCCTGTGGCAATCCGTACTTTTTTGGCAAGGGGTAAAGTTAAAGTTCCAATACCACAGTAGGCATCAACTAGCAACTCATGCCCTTGAAGATTGAGTTCTGATTGAATTACCTGCAATAGTGCCTCTGCTGTTTCTGTATACACTTGAAAAAATGTATCTGGGCGCACTTGAAATTCCAATCCAGCAAAATTTTCACGCAGGTGTGGGACTCCAGCGATGCAACGGGTTTCTGATCCAAAGATAGCATTTGTGCGATCGCCATTGCGGTTGAGCGACACTCCTACTAACTGGGGATAGCGCTTTAACCATTCCTGCGCTTGGGTTTCAATTCCTGATAAATTCCAGTCTTTCACTACCAAAGTCAGCAACATTTCTCCGGTGTGCCGCCCAATGCGTAAACCGAGATGGCGAATTTGTCCTTTGATGACGCTGTTCGTCATAGATTCGCCAACCCCGTTGTTGAATATCTTGCTTAACTTCGGCAAGTAAGGGATTTAATCGTGAATCTTGGACTGGACATTGATTTAAATTAATTAATTGGTGACTACCTTTTTGGTAGTAACCAGCTTGTACCTGTCCTGTTGCCGATATACCCAGAGGATATGTAGATTTATTACGGTAGCCTAAAGCAGAAGGGGCAGCAAGTACCTGATCTACTGGTGGTTGGATAAAACCGCCAATACGTTTCCAAAGCTTGGATAACTTGATTTTGCTTGGCTACTAGCTGGTAATCATAATTAATATGCTGCCACTGGCAACCACCGCACTTATCCGCCACAATACAATTAGGTCGGATACGGTGGGGAGATGGCTCTAATAGCTCCTGGAGCTTCCCGTGGGCGTATTTTGGTTTAACATGAACCAAGCGGACAAGGGCGCGATCGCCTGGGACAGTATCTGGGACAAACACTACACGCTCATCAGCGCGTCCCACACCATCGCCTGTATCACTCAGATTAGCGATCGTAACTTCAATTAATTCACCCTGTTGCCAAATTATTTTAGTCATTTGTCGTTTATCATTTGTCATTTGTTATTGGGCATTGGGAATTGGGAATTAGTTATTTTTTCTTGCTTCCTCTGCTTCCCCTGCTTCCCCTGCTTCCCCTGCTCCCCCTGCTTCCCCTGCTCCTCACTCCCCCAAACAGATAAATTCAATACATAACTAGCTCCGATCCCTTCACTTGTGTACCTCCAACTCGCTAAACTAACAGATAATATTTCAGGTGATTTCAATCATCATGACTGTAATTAGCCAAGTTATTCTCAAAGCTGACGACGAACTGCGTTATCCCAGCAGTGGCGAACTTAAAAATATCAAAGACTTTTTGCAAACCGGCGTACAACGGACGCGGATTGCGTCTACCTTAGCCGAAAACGAAAAAAAGATAGTTCAGGAAGCAACCAAACAACTTTGGCAGAAGCCGTCCTGACTTTATCTCCCCTGGAGGTAATGCTTACGGAGAACGCCAACGCTCTCTATGTATTCGTGATTTTGGCTGGTACTTACGCCTAATTACCTATGGTGTTCTTGCTGGTGACAAAGAGCCAATTGAAAAAATCGGTTTGATTGGTGTGCGGGAAATGTACAATTCGTTGGGTGTTTCCCGTGCCTGGAATGGTAGAAGCGATCAATTCCCTCAAAACAGCTTCCCTTAGCTTATTGAGTACGGAAGACGCTGCTGAAGCGGCACCTTACTTTGATTACATCATTCAAGCGATGTCTTAATACAAAGTGTGTGCTGGTTTTAGGAGTATACTTCCGGTCTACTAGAGTGAGTGTAATATTTTAGCGCTCCATAGGCATAAGATACCCAATTTGATCATACCTTCCCCACATTTGGTAGTTGCTGTGGCAAAATCTCTGTCAAGTTACTAACCAGTTGTGGGGAAATTTATTTAAGTATAACTCTGGGGCATGTCTCAAAGGATGAAGGACATACGGACATAAAAAACCGACAGTCCTTGATTAAGGCTGTCGGCAATTAAGTGTGTTCCCTATTAATGACTCGGCTAGAGTTCAGTTGTCATTAATTATGCCTAGTTAGCGAGATGAGGGAGACGATCCTAATCATAGATATGTGTGATTCTCGTCACTTGATTGTTACATCTAAACTGCATATACTCGAATAATCTCTGAGTATCAGTATATATCCACAAATTTTGGTGTTAAGAGTTTCAGTGAAGTTACTTAGTTAAATTATCTTGAAATATCGTGTTTAATTTATACAAAAGTAGAAGTGCGTAGCTTTTCAGCGTAGGCATCGCGCTTTGCAACATAAATTAACTTAGCATCCTAAAATATTTTTAACGCCATTTACCAACATAGTTACTAATCCAAATGATGCGGTGGTCGCATAAATTGTATTAGGCAATCCTCCTACTGCTGTTGATATCGCCTCCATGCTAGCTCCTGCTATAAGCATTGTTATTACTGTACTTGCAATAGAAACAATCCCAGTAGCAGCTATACCCAAACCAACTTAAATTGCGCCGACTATAGCAATAATAGTACTCCATTCCAATAGATTAGGACTGTGACAAACCTGAATAAAGATTATAGGAAAATTCGTTTTACTACTTCAATATTGTTGCATTTAGTTAATCTTAATTTTACAAGCTATCCGGTAAGCGTAAAGCTCAGTCACTTCAGTGCTGAGATACAAGCGACTCGTGCGGTTTTAACCGCATTCAATCTTTCTTAACTATGACTTTTACGCCAGCCATGATAGTATAAGATAGGAGGTAAAGCGATGCTAGTTTTTGAGTTCAAAGCCTACGGTAAGTCGGCGCAATTATCGGCAGTAAATGATGCAATTCGGACTGCGAAGTTCATTCGCAATAGCTGTATTCGGCTATGGATGGACGTTAAAAGTACTGGCAAAAATGATTTGCAGAAATACTGCGCGGTGCTTGCAGCTAATTTTTCTTTTGCCAATGAACTCAATTCAATGGCTCGTCAAGCTAGTGCTGAAAGAGCATGGTCATCTATCTCTCGGTTTTATGATAATTGCAATAAGGGTAT encodes the following:
- a CDS encoding S8 family peptidase, whose product is MLNDDVSNNVLSNKRLNVTSIYSLDSFNTKNDYSLNLRGGSSYKSADADVQLLNNGDSENSSNVNTFTTESYNSINGYGLINGAAAVAKVTGQNTFADVPDLGGNNWGADLVKAPEVWAQGYTGKGVVVAVIDTGVDYNHEDLRNNIWTNANEIAGNGIDDDGNGYIDDNYGWNFSEKNNNTLDNNGHGTHVSGTIAGENNNYGVTGIAYNAKIMPVKVLNESGSGSYSSISKGIRYAVDNGANVINLSLGGGSANRTLESAINYASSKGVIVVMAAGNDGDSSPDYPARYAYKSGIAVGAVDRDNNMPDFSNRSGTDEISYVTAPGVKVYSSVPNNQYATYSGTSMATPHVAGVVALMLSANPNLTDAQVRQIVTETAGNSTQTTTTSSSFNVSNVNSLASRVIAETAKNNTQTTSYSFNTSSLTSQAISDDNLLNVYTQTENYLSSQTISSFNTSNFGSLIGQAIAQTITQTATYLTPETMANLNNSGFSSLIGQTIAQNVKYLTPQTMANLNNSGFNSLIGQTIAQTVTYLTPETIANLNNSGFSFLIGQIIAETAKYLTPAEGNNILANPELWSQFPNYEDILGSINLSSNNNENNLSFGKLLQEI
- a CDS encoding 4-Cys prefix domain-containing protein, coding for MTYCINPYCPKPVDPVNANNLICRNCGSEILLQGRYRVIKQLGQGGFGNTFQVDECGKTKVPTFRTLTVTSSLVLN
- a CDS encoding DUF6439 family protein, whose protein sequence is MSQSTQLPKTSQLNELSTLELAQALMERLSISPNDWHRLKSNRNSRANEQVAAAIVYLLKNQPQEAQARLEQAIGWLDRSISAPPCPTHGK
- a CDS encoding ATP-binding protein, whose amino-acid sequence is MITISLRPVGRYWGTISFASTLYLCPILDLWLAEIPAKLQAELRLGLQEALVNAAKHGNNLDPSKTVVVRFSLIDNQYWWIISDQGNGFTPSSTNEEEPTDYLPPDESENGRGLCLLHQIFDQVEWNRKGTELRLCKQMEARRGLSLRR
- the rlmD gene encoding 23S rRNA (uracil(1939)-C(5))-methyltransferase RlmD, whose translation is MTNSVIKGQIRHLGLRIGRHTGEMLLTLVVKDWNLSGIETQAQEWLKRYPQLVGVSLNRNGDRTNAIFGSETRCIAGVPHLRENFAGLEFQVRPDTFFQVYTETAEALLQVIQSELNLQGHELLVDAYCGIGTLTLPLAKKVRIATGLEVQAAAVEQAILNAHRNGIDNVTFQVGAVEKLLPKMGTIPEVVILDPPRKGCDRAVIDTLRQLKPSRIVYVSCKVATLARDLKLLCEDGQYTITRVQPADFFPQTAHVEAAAFLVLSNLDKDSNSFTKTEI
- a CDS encoding TRAM domain-containing protein, producing MTNDKRQMTKIIWQQGELIEVTIANLSDTGDGVGRADERVVFVPDTVPGDRALVRLVHVKPKYAHGKLQELLEPSPHRIRPNCIVADKCGGCQWQHINYDYQLVAKQNQVIQALETYWRFYPTTSRSGTCCPFCFRLP